The proteins below come from a single Aegilops tauschii subsp. strangulata cultivar AL8/78 chromosome 6, Aet v6.0, whole genome shotgun sequence genomic window:
- the LOC109771144 gene encoding BTB/POZ and MATH domain-containing protein 1-like produces the protein MAEHCKISAAIVAESEERSRSYAFGYSRTKRLIKVHESVTSPPFCVGGHDWILEYVPKNGVLISVYLVLDSAGAKDVKAKVRFSLLDNDGVPVPSCSHTIPEHVFPGKGSAWGVFNFVKREDLERPAHLIEDCFTIRCDVTVMKEFKGQQNGWFVKVPPSDLHRHLGDFLKSGDGTDVTFQVDGKTFSAHRSVLAARSPVFKAELFGAMKENSRDPVKVEDMEADVFGSLLHFIYTDSLPQMTREGDDAVAASHLLVAADRYDVQRLKLICEEKLCSHIDTDTVTTSLVLAEQHNCHGLKEACLQFLASPANLEAMKASDGYVHLKSSCPSVLKELIARLLPVELKAAKDIVMEI, from the coding sequence ATGGCGGAGCACTGCAAGATTTCTGCTGCCATTGTAGCCGAGTCCGAGGAGAGATCAAGGTCATATGCCTTTGGATACTCAAGAACCAAGCGGCTGATCAAGGTCCACGAGAGCGTGACATCTCCCCCTTTCTGCGTCGGAGGTCACGACTGGATCCTTGAGTACGTCCCCAAAAATGGAGTTCTAATATCCGTCTACCTGGTTCTCGATTCCGCTGGCGCAAAAGACGTGAAGGCAAAGGTCAGGTTCTCTTTACTCGACAACGACGGCGTCCCGGTGCCGTCGTGCAGCCACACCATCCCTGAACATGTCTTCCCAGGCAAAGGATCAGCCTGGGGAGTCTTCAATTTCGTTAAGCGAGAGGATCTGGAGCGACCGGCGCACCTGATAGAGGACTGCTTCACCATCCGTTGCGACGTCACGGTCATGAAGGAGTTCAAGGGCCAACAAAATGGCTGGTTCGTCAAGGTCCCTCCGAGCGACTTGCACCGGCATCTCGGCGACTTTCTGAAGAGCGGGGATGGAACGGACGTGACCTTCCAAGTCGACGGCAAGACCTTCTCGGCCCATCGGTCCGTGCTCGCTGCTCGGTCGCCCGTGTTTAAGGCGGAACTCTTCGGCGCCATGAAGGAGAACTCCCGTGATCCGGTTAAAGTCGAGGATATGGAAGCCGACGTGTTCGGATCCTTGCTCCACTTCATATACACGGACTCGCTGCCGCAGATGACCCGTGAGGGAGACGATGCGGTGGCAGCTAGCCATCTTCTTGTAGCGGCGGACAGGTACGACGTCCAGAGGCTGAAGCTCATCTGCGAGGAGAAACTGTGCAGCCACATTGACACCGACACTGTGACGACCAGCTTGGTTCTGGCTGAGCAACATAACTGCCATGGGCTCAAGGAAGCATGTCTACAGTTCCTTGCTTCTCCGGCCAATTTGGAGGCGATGAAAGCAAGCGATGGCTATGTGCATCTCAAAAGCAGTTGCCCGTCTGTTCTCAAGGAGTTGATCGCTAGACTCCTGCCCGTTGAACTGAAAGCGGCCAAGGACATTGTCATGGAAATTTAG